A DNA window from Planctomycetota bacterium contains the following coding sequences:
- the tilS gene encoding tRNA lysidine(34) synthetase TilS: protein MPDGTQLPDALPLPAGRFAVAVSGGVDSVALLRWAIDQNREQVACVVHVDHAVRHESHEDAAFVDELAKRLGLPCHIAHLDGGGTESTWRQERLRVFGDVGEKRGLDGVLVGHHLDDRIETVGLRLLRGSPASGTAGLAPMHADTTVSGVRLVRPLLGVAKAALHAFLRKLGQEFRQDATNDDVSNARNRLRRLLGREPGLREALQSLTAAAEAAERLIEERASEVAATAEGLAALTAKPDDPVIRRVARRWLLDLGVPEADASPEVVDRAMSVLSPNGPPAVTLPAHIHLRRRGRSAGGGTEVRWA from the coding sequence GTGCCGGACGGGACCCAGCTCCCGGACGCCTTGCCGCTGCCGGCGGGGCGATTTGCCGTCGCCGTCAGCGGAGGGGTCGACAGCGTCGCGCTGCTGCGCTGGGCCATTGATCAGAACCGCGAGCAGGTGGCGTGCGTCGTGCACGTCGACCATGCCGTCCGGCATGAAAGCCACGAGGACGCGGCCTTCGTCGATGAGCTCGCAAAACGACTCGGACTGCCTTGCCACATCGCTCACCTCGACGGAGGCGGGACCGAATCGACGTGGCGACAGGAACGCCTGCGCGTCTTCGGCGACGTCGGTGAGAAGCGAGGCCTCGACGGCGTTCTCGTCGGTCATCACCTCGACGATCGCATCGAAACCGTCGGCCTGCGTCTCCTCCGCGGCAGCCCTGCCAGCGGCACCGCAGGGCTGGCACCGATGCACGCCGACACGACGGTTTCCGGCGTTCGACTGGTCCGGCCGCTGCTCGGTGTGGCGAAGGCGGCGTTGCACGCGTTCCTTCGCAAGCTCGGGCAGGAGTTCCGACAGGACGCAACCAACGACGACGTCTCGAACGCACGTAATCGACTGCGACGTTTGCTGGGTCGGGAGCCCGGGCTTCGAGAAGCGCTGCAGAGTCTGACGGCTGCGGCAGAGGCTGCGGAGCGGTTGATTGAGGAGCGGGCTTCGGAGGTCGCCGCGACGGCCGAGGGGCTCGCTGCGCTCACCGCTAAACCGGACGACCCGGTAATCCGCAGGGTCGCTCGACGGTGGCTTCTGGATCTGGGTGTTCCCGAAGCTGACGCGTCCCCCGAAGTCGTTGATCGCGCAATGAGCGTCCTGTCGCCCAACGGTCCGCCAGCCGTCACGCTGCCCGCCCATATCCACCTCCGCCGCCGTGGACGGAGCGCGGGTGGTGGAACTGAAGTCCGATGGGCCTAG